The nucleotide window TGCGCGAGTACCACGATTACACCCGCTATCTTGAGATTTACAGGAGGGAGGCCCTTGGAATACGATGATGAAAAGGTAACCCGGCTCATGTCAGAGACCAGGCACGCCCTGGAAGCCCTCTATGAACTTTCGCACCTCCCAAGGGAGGAGTTTTTAAGAAACAAACACTACGTGTCAAGTGCCAAGTACAACCTTCTCGTCGCCATCGAAGCATGCATTGACATTGCTTATCACCTCATATCCAAGAACAAGATGAGACTCCCAGAAGATTATGCAGACTCGTTTAGGATCCTAAATGAGAGGGGGCTCATTGGCGATGATTTAACCAAGAGGCTTGTTCTCATGACGAGGTTTCAAAACAGGCTCGTCCATATCTACTGGGAGATCGACGATAAGTTCATTTATGAGATTCTCAGAAACAATCTGTCGGACATCGAGGAGTTTATGGATTCAATTTCAAAAGCTCTGAGGAGGGAAAACCAGTGAAGGTCTTAATTATGGCCGGCGGTTATGCGACCAGGCTCTGGCCCATAACCAAGGACAACCCCAAGGCGTTACTCCCGGTTGGTGAGAAAAGGATAATTGATTACATACTGGAAAAAGTTTCGAAGCTGGATTTGCCGGTTTACATCTCGACGAACCGCTTCTTCGAGTCCCACTTCAAGCCCGTTGCCGAAAAATACGGTGTTGAGCTCATTGTTGAGGACACGCTCCACGAGGAGGAGAAACTGGGAACGATAGGGGCTATGAGGAAGGCCGTTGCAGAGCTCGGTCTCGATGACTACCTCGTCATAGCCGGCGACAACCTCTTCTCATTCTCCCTCGAGGAGTTTCTGGAAAGGTACTCCGAAGAGACTCTTATAGCCGTTTACGACGTCGGCGATTTGGAGTTGGCCAGGCGCTACGGCGTTGTCGTGCTCGAAGGGGATAAAGTGATTGCCTTCGAGGAGAAGCCAGCACGACCCCGCTCGACCCTCATAAGCACGGGCGTTTACGTCTTCCCCGAGCAGGTCATGGAACGCATTGACGAGTACCTCTCAAACGGGAACAGGGATTCGCCGGGTTACTTCGTCCAGTGGCTCCTCGAAAGGGGAGAGCCGATTAGGGCTTACCGCTTCTCCGATTACTGGTACGACATAGGCTCTGCCGACAGCTACTTGGAAGCTTTGAGAACCCTCCTAAAGGAGAGCCACATCGAGGAAATCCAGATTAGCCCTTACTCCAAGATAATCCCACCGGTGGTCATAAAGCGCGGTGCAAAGATACTGGGACGCTCTATAATCGGGCCTTTCGCATACATAGGCGAGAACTGCG belongs to Thermococcus sp. and includes:
- a CDS encoding DUF86 domain-containing protein — encoded protein: MEYDDEKVTRLMSETRHALEALYELSHLPREEFLRNKHYVSSAKYNLLVAIEACIDIAYHLISKNKMRLPEDYADSFRILNERGLIGDDLTKRLVLMTRFQNRLVHIYWEIDDKFIYEILRNNLSDIEEFMDSISKALRRENQ
- a CDS encoding NDP-sugar synthase — translated: MKVLIMAGGYATRLWPITKDNPKALLPVGEKRIIDYILEKVSKLDLPVYISTNRFFESHFKPVAEKYGVELIVEDTLHEEEKLGTIGAMRKAVAELGLDDYLVIAGDNLFSFSLEEFLERYSEETLIAVYDVGDLELARRYGVVVLEGDKVIAFEEKPARPRSTLISTGVYVFPEQVMERIDEYLSNGNRDSPGYFVQWLLERGEPIRAYRFSDYWYDIGSADSYLEALRTLLKESHIEEIQISPYSKIIPPVVIKRGAKILGRSIIGPFAYIGENCVIENSDVSDSIIFRKTVIRNSTIWRSIIDEKCEIRNLELRKSLVGRHAKIQRGE